In one Bacteroides intestinalis DSM 17393 genomic region, the following are encoded:
- a CDS encoding DUF3836 domain-containing protein encodes MPLPYLCNIKSNEMYNLKNKIIMKALVLSVVFALTSVVNAVSGNNVKDFAYNSEKQENGVETQTVYKIKEGKYLERHLQYNYTHDEKGRVSAKEILKWNQDNSRFEKQYCLNFSYTDNEVGVEYVAWNSKDGDYTNVKSKAVYQMNENGMNYMAYNWNEKNNSWNLVTEHNATNWNNALLANR; translated from the coding sequence ATGCCCCTGCCCTATCTTTGCAACATCAAAAGTAACGAAATGTATAACTTAAAAAATAAAATCATTATGAAAGCTTTAGTATTATCAGTAGTATTCGCATTGACATCAGTAGTAAACGCAGTAAGTGGTAACAATGTAAAAGACTTCGCCTACAACAGTGAGAAACAGGAAAACGGGGTAGAAACCCAGACAGTCTATAAAATAAAAGAAGGCAAGTACCTGGAACGCCACCTGCAATACAACTACACACATGATGAAAAAGGACGTGTATCAGCAAAGGAAATCCTGAAATGGAACCAGGACAACAGCCGCTTCGAAAAACAGTATTGCCTCAACTTCAGCTACACCGATAATGAAGTAGGCGTGGAATATGTAGCATGGAACAGCAAAGACGGTGACTACACGAATGTGAAATCCAAAGCCGTTTATCAGATGAACGAGAATGGCATGAACTACATGGCTTACAACTGGAATGAGAAAAACAACTCCTGGAATCTGGTAACAGAACACAATGCAACAAATTGGAACAACGCTTTGCTGGCAAACAGATAA
- a CDS encoding sensor histidine kinase — MKLRTVISLSLVSLIAIVLIQLGGMLYAFHAQMQEAEKSLNKCFWMSFTETVDNLVNNLPYPDNSIAIIAYAPNPKYKRIDGDERNKRTSQQAAQALQRVYGIKEIPLATIDSVLHNKLRKLDMDGTLTVERINVNTNEVLATTNPQVSNRNFAAVTSETAFTFKSRGEAVRAILSFPAKEMEKRLLLLSFITWLLLGTAVYALIVQMKSVFRQRHDLQKQQQDFYTLAEEMKHPVSRMKNLITTENWQEIEAQSNVLFERTNATLTHAKAEIRQRSTGRPISLKAISMVSLAGVFLLLAVWSGYLYYTTSQKIRYQAEEQLEEAFYREADLHRYPLFTKANPDFNWDSSPGEFLPYPLRMMDELYKVYLEKGYRYRIQLLTIRHLYNKFDEGFRMKMAYDIQDTISLRSRVPIPFSLQFADSVFRKQLLETGFPDRADIHWIRYPSRELILYTGSPAVDFGDITTRLFPLDKDSTSCIFAVVRSPQRTIMSATWYMQVPLLIAFLFVSLCVFFQIRMLRVQRRLEQFQKDFTYSMIHDMKSPLQSVMMGAHILAGGKLADKPEKLVRYRQVMGDECEHLLTLSNRVVMLTEIDRGELELHKEEIALRPLLRDIAEKYQLKAVKTVHFDIDCEEGCSVYADAFCLREILSNLVDNAVKYSNEEVLIILSGKKTEDETIVRVHDNGIGIPLSEQHKIFNKFERIASGSRKTGASGFGLGLNYVLQVVSAHGGMVKVESMEGSYSEFTLQFPLR, encoded by the coding sequence ATGAAATTACGTACTGTCATCTCTCTTTCACTGGTGAGTCTGATTGCTATTGTGTTGATACAGTTGGGCGGAATGCTTTATGCTTTTCATGCACAGATGCAGGAAGCGGAGAAATCACTGAACAAGTGCTTCTGGATGTCTTTCACGGAGACAGTGGATAATCTGGTGAACAACCTTCCTTATCCTGATAATTCAATAGCTATCATAGCGTATGCACCCAATCCTAAATACAAGCGGATAGATGGGGATGAAAGGAATAAGCGCACTTCCCAACAGGCGGCACAGGCTTTGCAACGGGTGTATGGAATAAAAGAAATTCCGTTGGCCACCATAGATAGCGTGTTGCACAATAAGTTGCGGAAGTTAGACATGGATGGGACGCTGACCGTGGAGCGCATTAATGTAAATACAAATGAGGTGCTGGCAACTACCAATCCTCAGGTAAGTAACCGTAACTTTGCCGCTGTTACTTCCGAAACAGCTTTCACCTTTAAATCCCGTGGGGAGGCTGTCCGTGCCATTCTTTCTTTCCCTGCCAAGGAGATGGAGAAGAGACTTCTGTTACTGTCATTCATTACATGGCTATTGCTGGGTACGGCTGTCTATGCCTTGATTGTACAGATGAAGTCGGTATTCCGCCAACGGCATGACTTGCAGAAACAACAACAGGACTTCTATACGTTGGCCGAAGAAATGAAACATCCCGTCAGCCGGATGAAGAACTTGATAACCACAGAAAACTGGCAAGAGATAGAGGCACAAAGCAACGTACTCTTTGAGAGAACCAATGCTACTCTGACACATGCCAAAGCAGAAATCCGGCAAAGAAGTACGGGCAGGCCTATTTCTCTTAAAGCAATTTCTATGGTCAGCTTGGCGGGAGTATTCCTGTTGCTGGCTGTCTGGTCGGGATATTTGTATTACACGACCTCTCAAAAGATACGGTATCAGGCGGAGGAGCAATTGGAAGAGGCTTTCTACCGGGAGGCAGACTTACATAGATATCCGCTTTTCACTAAGGCTAACCCTGATTTTAATTGGGATAGCTCGCCGGGAGAATTTCTCCCTTATCCGCTGCGTATGATGGACGAGCTTTATAAGGTATATCTGGAGAAAGGTTATCGCTACCGGATACAGTTGCTTACCATTCGGCATCTTTACAATAAGTTTGATGAAGGCTTCCGTATGAAGATGGCTTATGATATACAGGATACGATCAGTCTGCGTAGCCGTGTGCCTATTCCGTTTTCCTTGCAGTTTGCCGACAGTGTGTTCAGAAAACAGCTTTTGGAAACAGGTTTTCCGGATAGGGCGGATATCCATTGGATCAGATATCCGTCCCGGGAGTTGATACTTTATACAGGTAGTCCGGCTGTTGACTTCGGGGATATCACTACCCGGTTGTTTCCGTTGGATAAGGATAGTACGAGCTGCATCTTTGCTGTGGTTCGTTCACCACAACGTACTATAATGAGTGCCACTTGGTATATGCAGGTGCCGCTGCTTATTGCTTTCCTTTTCGTATCTCTCTGTGTTTTCTTTCAGATACGTATGTTGCGGGTACAGCGTCGGTTGGAACAGTTTCAGAAGGACTTTACTTACTCCATGATACATGATATGAAGTCACCGTTGCAGTCTGTTATGATGGGAGCGCATATCCTGGCAGGTGGTAAGTTGGCGGATAAGCCGGAGAAGCTGGTCCGCTACAGGCAAGTGATGGGAGATGAGTGCGAACATCTGCTGACACTTTCCAATCGTGTAGTAATGCTGACAGAGATAGACCGTGGAGAACTGGAACTACATAAAGAAGAAATTGCCCTAAGACCGTTGCTGCGGGATATAGCGGAAAAGTATCAGTTGAAAGCGGTGAAGACGGTTCATTTTGATATCGATTGTGAAGAAGGATGTAGTGTTTATGCGGATGCTTTCTGTCTGCGTGAGATACTTTCCAATCTGGTGGACAATGCTGTCAAGTACTCTAATGAAGAGGTTCTGATTATTCTTTCAGGTAAAAAGACAGAGGATGAAACCATTGTTAGAGTGCATGATAACGGTATTGGTATTCCTTTGAGCGAACAGCATAAGATATTCAATAAGTTCGAGAGGATTGCTTCCGGCAGTCGTAAGACGGGTGCATCAGGTTTCGGGTTAGGATTGAATTATGTGTTGCAGGTGGTGAGTGCCCACGGCGGTATGGTGAAGGTAGAAAGTATGGAAGGGAGTTACAGTGAATTTACGCTACAATTCCCCTTGCGTTAA
- a CDS encoding DUF5694 domain-containing protein, producing MNKIILILITASMLFTKGYAQQAEVLTLGVFHFEFPNLDVQQISEEDQIDVLSPQYQKEIELISKKLAQFKPDAIVIEWPLYKQSEIDSLYNSYLTGKHELNRNEIQQLGFRIARMCNAKIYCADAWGAHTTHIEKLLDDDESNEYLAFEESFSNSPDSALYYEDEPIFKQQGILAQLIHLNDPVHIKKDLGNYLIKHFKYESVKGDYTGTDFESGRWFNRNLRILRNIQRIPDTAGKRILVIFGAAHMNILNYLFECSPEYKLLNINDYLK from the coding sequence ATGAATAAAATCATTCTTATTCTGATTACCGCAAGCATGCTCTTCACAAAAGGATATGCCCAACAGGCAGAAGTCCTTACGTTGGGAGTCTTCCACTTCGAATTTCCCAATCTGGATGTGCAACAAATATCCGAAGAAGACCAGATAGATGTACTATCTCCTCAATATCAAAAAGAGATAGAGTTAATATCCAAGAAACTGGCACAATTCAAACCGGATGCCATTGTCATTGAATGGCCTTTATACAAACAGTCAGAGATAGACTCTCTCTATAACTCATACCTTACCGGCAAGCATGAGCTGAACAGAAATGAAATTCAGCAGTTAGGTTTCAGAATAGCCCGAATGTGCAATGCCAAGATATACTGTGCAGATGCTTGGGGAGCACACACTACCCACATAGAGAAACTGCTGGATGATGATGAAAGTAATGAATATCTGGCTTTTGAAGAAAGCTTCTCAAACTCTCCCGACTCTGCTTTGTACTATGAAGATGAACCCATATTCAAGCAGCAAGGGATACTTGCACAACTGATACATCTCAACGATCCGGTACATATCAAGAAAGATTTAGGAAACTATCTTATCAAGCATTTCAAGTATGAATCCGTCAAAGGCGATTATACCGGAACAGACTTTGAATCCGGAAGATGGTTCAACCGGAATCTAAGGATACTCAGGAATATCCAGCGGATTCCCGATACCGCCGGCAAACGGATACTGGTTATTTTCGGCGCAGCGCACATGAACATCCTGAACTATCTGTTTGAATGTTCTCCCGAATACAAACTACTGAATATAAACGATTACCTGAAGTAA
- a CDS encoding response regulator transcription factor, translated as MDTIKLLLVEDDPSLRYIVQSGLEDIIEGYEVLAAANGEEGLAMWREHRPDVILSDIEMPIMDGYEMVKRIREVDKETPIIFSSGLVSPKNVLKGYELGANNYIKKPFIPEELDAHIHALLKLSKGEKSKDESECYKIGKEYVLDATHAILKHSSGENKTLTAREAGLLQMLCENRGDVVRREAILDKFWNTEDDYFASRSLDVFVTKLRKLIAEDSSVSIKTVKGVGLMLEE; from the coding sequence ATGGATACAATAAAGTTATTGTTAGTTGAGGACGATCCCAGCCTGCGTTACATCGTTCAGAGCGGATTGGAAGATATCATAGAGGGCTATGAGGTGTTGGCAGCTGCCAATGGTGAAGAAGGATTGGCAATGTGGAGGGAGCATCGTCCCGATGTCATTCTTTCGGATATAGAAATGCCCATCATGGATGGTTATGAGATGGTGAAGCGTATCCGTGAGGTGGATAAAGAGACGCCTATAATCTTTTCTTCCGGTTTGGTTTCTCCCAAAAATGTATTGAAAGGCTATGAGTTGGGAGCCAACAATTATATCAAGAAACCTTTCATTCCCGAAGAACTGGATGCCCATATTCATGCTTTGTTGAAACTCTCCAAAGGTGAAAAGAGTAAGGACGAAAGCGAATGTTACAAGATTGGAAAGGAATATGTGCTTGATGCTACGCACGCCATATTGAAACATTCATCCGGTGAAAACAAAACATTGACCGCCCGTGAAGCAGGACTGTTGCAAATGCTTTGTGAGAACAGAGGGGATGTAGTACGTCGTGAAGCCATTCTTGATAAGTTCTGGAATACGGAAGATGATTATTTTGCTTCCCGCAGCCTGGATGTATTCGTCACAAAACTTCGTAAGTTGATAGCTGAAGATTCATCAGTCAGCATTAAAACGGTGAAAGGTGTGGGGCTGATGCTGGAAGAATGA
- a CDS encoding tetratricopeptide repeat protein produces MRLKSLIGIILWGGMLVSCGPDNRVVLAEKLMAEKETDSAIVVMNEIKEPLHNLSKRDYALYALLMSEAVHRKQQLNATTDTLLLPAIKYFSQSGDSLYAERALYCKAHLDRRLNRMSDAMQSFLKALLFLQNSGNHEQLYRVNTWLGVVCLNQEEYSGKVRYSKEALKAALDLGNMFYKNMALCDISTGYLFLNQLDSALYYAQAAYEAALADSVPRQLPFIYTNLGSIYSQQGEPAKALDYINKSIALRPAKDTVRILSLYGAKLELFGKLGQYDSAYHYFQKVISSPNPSSVADAYNNMAKIYHKMGRASDAYPMLQRFIELSDTIRKYRHTEEAIALQELYKHEQLSVENLYWRTRAAERQRNVYWMTTISLLLVWVASAVYFIYRRNRNHLMAQQHQLVKKEKELAQQREITSENLRRMVELEQKEAKLKETFFRRLSQKVVQEIERGGNVILSDEDWDDIVQNADIIFNNFTKRLQQTYPSLNKDDLRYCCMVKMQLSQSGMAQVMHLERDSVKKRLKRIRMEKMGADSGVTLEELLYNF; encoded by the coding sequence ATGAGATTGAAGAGTTTGATAGGAATAATCCTGTGGGGCGGTATGTTGGTTTCTTGTGGACCTGATAATCGCGTGGTCTTGGCGGAGAAGCTGATGGCGGAAAAGGAGACAGACAGTGCCATAGTAGTGATGAATGAGATTAAAGAACCGTTGCATAACTTATCGAAACGCGATTATGCACTTTATGCCTTACTGATGTCCGAGGCTGTCCACAGGAAGCAACAGTTGAATGCAACTACAGATACCCTGCTGCTACCTGCAATTAAATATTTCAGCCAATCGGGCGATTCTCTTTATGCCGAACGGGCTCTTTACTGCAAAGCACATCTGGACAGACGGCTTAACCGGATGAGCGATGCCATGCAATCTTTTCTGAAAGCTCTGCTTTTCCTGCAAAATAGTGGTAATCATGAGCAGCTCTACCGGGTGAATACCTGGTTGGGAGTTGTCTGCCTGAATCAGGAAGAATATTCCGGCAAGGTGCGTTATTCCAAAGAAGCCTTGAAAGCGGCTTTGGATTTGGGAAATATGTTCTATAAGAATATGGCCTTGTGCGATATTTCTACCGGATATTTGTTTCTGAATCAATTGGATAGCGCCCTTTATTATGCTCAGGCGGCCTATGAGGCGGCTTTAGCCGATTCTGTTCCTCGGCAGCTTCCTTTCATCTATACAAATCTGGGTAGTATCTATTCCCAGCAAGGAGAGCCTGCCAAAGCACTGGATTATATAAATAAATCAATAGCTCTTCGTCCGGCTAAGGATACTGTGAGAATTCTTTCGCTCTATGGGGCAAAGTTGGAGTTGTTTGGGAAACTGGGACAATATGATTCGGCATATCACTATTTTCAGAAAGTTATCTCCAGCCCAAATCCTTCTTCGGTGGCTGACGCCTATAATAATATGGCGAAAATATATCATAAGATGGGCCGTGCTTCAGATGCCTATCCTATGCTACAGCGCTTCATTGAGTTGTCCGATACCATACGCAAGTATCGTCATACTGAGGAAGCCATTGCATTGCAAGAGCTTTATAAACACGAACAGCTTTCGGTAGAAAACCTGTATTGGCGTACCCGGGCTGCGGAAAGGCAGCGTAATGTGTATTGGATGACTACAATCTCTCTGTTGCTGGTTTGGGTGGCAAGTGCGGTATATTTCATCTATCGCCGTAACCGCAACCATCTGATGGCGCAGCAGCATCAGCTTGTAAAAAAGGAAAAAGAATTGGCGCAGCAACGTGAGATCACTTCCGAAAACCTCCGGCGCATGGTGGAGCTGGAGCAGAAGGAAGCTAAGCTGAAAGAAACTTTTTTCAGGAGACTCAGCCAGAAGGTGGTGCAGGAAATTGAAAGAGGGGGAAATGTGATTCTTTCCGATGAAGACTGGGACGATATTGTGCAGAATGCCGACATCATCTTCAATAACTTCACGAAACGCCTGCAACAGACCTATCCGAGTCTGAATAAAGATGATTTGCGTTATTGTTGTATGGTGAAAATGCAATTATCCCAGTCGGGCATGGCGCAGGTGATGCATTTGGAGCGGGATTCTGTGAAGAAACGTCTGAAACGTATCCGTATGGAGAAGATGGGGGCGGATAGTGGTGTTACGTTGGAAGAACTGCTGTATAACTTTTAA
- a CDS encoding DinB family protein produces MSKIDFLKEQIIESRNFVNRLVSEIPENQWYTIPEGTDSNFAWQIGHLIISQNFHAITCITGRNEAVSKLIPMVDYVKVFNGMGTLHRSTEKNLIPVAELKKQLDAVHEICISNLSRLDDRILSEDLEPIPFKHPVANNKYEALAWCFKHEMWHSAEMEAIKRALGHPIKWM; encoded by the coding sequence ATGAGCAAGATTGATTTTTTAAAAGAACAGATTATTGAATCGCGGAATTTTGTGAATCGTTTAGTATCAGAAATTCCGGAAAACCAGTGGTACACCATCCCCGAAGGCACTGACTCCAACTTCGCATGGCAAATCGGACATCTGATTATCAGTCAGAACTTTCATGCCATTACCTGCATCACCGGGAGGAATGAAGCCGTCAGCAAACTTATTCCGATGGTCGATTACGTAAAGGTTTTCAATGGAATGGGTACATTGCACCGCTCCACCGAAAAGAATTTAATTCCTGTGGCAGAGCTAAAAAAACAACTGGACGCTGTTCATGAGATATGTATCAGTAACCTGTCCCGCCTGGACGACCGTATTTTATCAGAAGATTTAGAGCCTATTCCCTTCAAACATCCGGTTGCCAATAATAAGTATGAAGCCCTTGCCTGGTGCTTCAAGCATGAAATGTGGCACAGTGCCGAGATGGAAGCGATAAAACGGGCATTGGGGCATCCTATCAAATGGATGTAA
- a CDS encoding RNA polymerase sigma factor, translating to MQPDLKEIVEQYGVMVSSIAHRMIQNKEIAKEAAQEVWYEIIKSIDSFNGESGLSTWIYTLCKRTILRYARNERIATMNELREFRELPAIDYNGQDRDEQEWIKACCDWCLTAQNHCLTNDARLIFIFKINLNLPYKQISEIMGITEESVRQISSRSIRKITHFMNDTCPLYNPQGTCKYRICKQVTSLNLEKEYTAIKKIIRLVDVYQRLEKELPRKNYWEKFIP from the coding sequence ATGCAACCTGACTTAAAGGAAATCGTAGAACAATATGGTGTCATGGTATCTTCCATAGCACACCGCATGATACAAAACAAGGAAATCGCTAAAGAAGCGGCTCAGGAAGTCTGGTACGAAATCATCAAAAGCATAGACTCGTTCAACGGGGAATCCGGGTTATCGACATGGATATACACCCTATGCAAACGCACCATACTGCGATATGCCCGGAACGAAAGAATAGCCACAATGAATGAGTTGAGAGAATTCCGCGAACTTCCTGCCATTGATTATAACGGACAGGACCGGGATGAACAGGAATGGATAAAAGCATGCTGCGACTGGTGTCTGACAGCCCAGAACCATTGCCTGACGAACGATGCCCGGCTGATATTCATATTCAAAATAAACCTCAACCTGCCGTATAAGCAAATCAGTGAAATCATGGGCATAACGGAAGAGAGCGTCCGTCAGATTTCCTCCCGTTCCATCCGCAAGATTACTCACTTCATGAATGACACCTGTCCGCTATACAACCCGCAGGGGACCTGCAAATATCGGATATGCAAGCAAGTCACCTCGCTCAATCTGGAGAAAGAATATACCGCCATCAAGAAGATTATCCGCCTCGTCGACGTTTACCAACGGCTCGAAAAGGAACTTCCAAGAAAGAACTACTGGGAAAAATTTATTCCCTGA
- a CDS encoding DUF3836 domain-containing protein, whose translation MKTNLISKAVVMMVVVMASVMNFSASASNPTQYVKNEEMTGELMTAKTIFKNEDGRLFRHLRYTYTYDNENRVASKEASKWDSVKEAWVPYFKMNVEYNNNEIAVNYARWNSKSNAYDSNIQKSVYELNDADATLMLASTK comes from the coding sequence ATGAAAACGAACTTAATTTCTAAAGCAGTGGTAATGATGGTAGTAGTAATGGCAAGCGTAATGAACTTCTCTGCAAGTGCAAGCAATCCTACCCAGTACGTAAAGAACGAAGAGATGACCGGTGAGTTGATGACCGCGAAGACTATCTTTAAGAACGAAGACGGTCGCCTGTTCCGCCACCTCCGTTACACGTATACTTACGATAACGAAAACCGCGTAGCCAGCAAGGAAGCTTCCAAGTGGGACAGCGTAAAAGAAGCCTGGGTTCCTTACTTCAAAATGAATGTAGAATACAATAACAATGAAATTGCAGTAAACTACGCCCGTTGGAACTCTAAGAGCAATGCTTACGACAGCAACATCCAAAAGAGTGTTTACGAATTGAACGATGCTGACGCAACTTTGATGCTGGCAAGTACAAAATAA
- a CDS encoding IS1182 family transposase: MAKLHFRPYIPNQTVLFPQRIDENIASNDPVRIVNTVVDTLHLEGFNKLYKETGRCPYHPKMMLKVIIYAYMNNIYSCRKIEKLLLRDIHYIWLAGNEHPDFITINRFRNRVKEEINNVFTQLVLVLADKGFISLEVEYIDGTKIESKANKYTFVWRKSVEKHRTKLLDKIRILLEQVDEAIAQENSVKDTPAQFTPAMLSDIVDELKEVLEHQPATKDKEQKKALREKKKQLKELEGYRDKLMEYDNHLDTLGERNSYSKTDPDATFMRMKEDAMKNGQTKPGYNLQIGTEKQFLIDFRLFPNPTDTLTLIPFFHSFQHRYNRLPAVGVADSGYGSEENYRFMQENGIEAFVKYNFFHKEQRPRYTPNPFHAESLHYNTEEDYYVCPMGQRMNRIGTRRDKTASGYITESARYKAQNCEGCPLRGSCFKAQGNRIIEVNHRLNQYKRQAREKLLSEEGIKHRGRRCIEPEAVFGQMKYNMAYRRFRHKGEDKVTMDFAFFAIAFNIKKMCAKLLKAGKGGTARIICILIRTIMTQYTRNIAAYYQISEKRVA; the protein is encoded by the coding sequence ATGGCAAAGTTACATTTTCGTCCTTACATTCCCAACCAAACCGTTCTTTTTCCTCAAAGAATTGATGAAAACATTGCGTCGAACGACCCGGTTCGCATAGTTAACACAGTTGTTGATACTCTCCATCTTGAAGGTTTCAATAAACTTTATAAAGAAACCGGCCGCTGTCCTTATCATCCTAAAATGATGCTTAAGGTAATTATCTACGCCTACATGAATAATATCTATTCGTGCCGTAAAATAGAGAAGCTTCTCTTGCGTGACATTCATTATATCTGGCTTGCCGGTAATGAGCATCCGGATTTTATCACCATCAATCGTTTTCGTAACCGTGTAAAGGAGGAGATAAATAATGTATTCACCCAGTTAGTTCTTGTCCTTGCCGACAAAGGTTTCATCAGTCTTGAGGTGGAGTATATCGACGGCACTAAGATTGAATCCAAAGCCAACAAATATACTTTTGTCTGGCGCAAGAGTGTTGAAAAGCACCGCACGAAGTTGCTGGACAAGATTCGTATCCTTCTGGAACAGGTGGACGAAGCCATTGCACAAGAGAACTCCGTAAAAGACACACCCGCCCAATTCACTCCCGCCATGCTCTCTGACATAGTGGATGAACTTAAAGAAGTCCTAGAACACCAGCCTGCGACAAAGGATAAGGAACAAAAGAAAGCCCTGCGCGAAAAGAAGAAACAGCTCAAGGAACTTGAAGGGTATCGTGACAAGCTGATGGAATACGACAATCATCTTGACACTCTTGGAGAACGTAATTCCTATTCCAAGACTGATCCTGATGCCACATTCATGCGTATGAAAGAAGACGCCATGAAGAACGGGCAGACCAAGCCCGGATATAATTTGCAAATAGGTACTGAAAAACAATTTCTCATAGACTTCCGACTGTTTCCCAACCCTACCGATACACTGACGCTCATTCCTTTCTTCCACTCCTTCCAACATCGCTATAACCGCTTACCCGCTGTCGGGGTGGCAGACTCCGGTTACGGCTCAGAAGAAAATTACCGGTTCATGCAGGAGAACGGGATAGAAGCCTTTGTCAAGTATAACTTCTTCCATAAAGAACAGCGTCCCCGTTATACTCCCAATCCGTTCCATGCGGAAAGTCTCCATTACAATACAGAAGAGGATTATTACGTTTGCCCTATGGGGCAGCGCATGAACCGTATAGGGACCAGACGTGACAAAACTGCAAGCGGATACATCACCGAAAGTGCACGTTATAAAGCACAAAATTGCGAGGGTTGTCCTTTGCGTGGCAGTTGCTTTAAAGCCCAGGGAAATCGTATTATAGAAGTCAATCACCGGTTAAACCAATACAAACGGCAGGCACGGGAAAAATTGCTCTCAGAGGAAGGTATCAAGCATAGAGGCAGGAGGTGTATAGAACCGGAAGCTGTGTTTGGACAAATGAAATACAACATGGCATACCGCCGGTTCAGACATAAAGGAGAAGACAAGGTTACGATGGACTTTGCTTTCTTTGCTATAGCTTTTAATATCAAAAAAATGTGTGCTAAACTACTAAAAGCAGGAAAGGGAGGGACTGCACGCATTATATGTATTCTTATCAGAACAATTATGACGCAATATACGAGGAATATAGCCGCGTATTACCAAATTAGTGAAAAAAGAGTCGCATAG
- a CDS encoding DUF3836 domain-containing protein produces the protein MKTNLISKAVVMMVVVMASVMNFSASASNPTQYVKNEEMTGELMTAKTIFKNEDGHLFRHLRYTYTYDNENRVISKEASKWDSVKEAWVPYFKMNVEYSNNEIAVNYARWNSKSNAYDSNIQKSVYALNDADATLMLASTK, from the coding sequence ATGAAAACGAACTTAATTTCTAAAGCAGTGGTAATGATGGTAGTGGTAATGGCAAGCGTAATGAATTTCTCTGCAAGTGCAAGCAATCCTACCCAGTATGTAAAGAATGAAGAGATGACCGGTGAACTAATGACCGCGAAGACCATCTTCAAGAACGAAGACGGTCACTTGTTCCGCCACCTCCGTTACACGTATACTTACGATAACGAAAACCGCGTAATCAGCAAGGAAGCTTCCAAGTGGGACAGCGTAAAAGAAGCCTGGGTTCCTTACTTCAAAATGAATGTAGAGTACAGTAACAATGAAATTGCAGTAAACTACGCCCGTTGGAATTCTAAGAGCAATGCTTACGACAGCAACATCCAAAAGAGCGTTTACGCATTGAACGATGCTGACGCAACTTTGATGCTGGCAAGTACAAAATAA
- a CDS encoding DUF6266 family protein, whose product MGIINQGILGGFSGKVGPIVGFRWKSNYYIRARAAKVSNPRTPRQQEQRGKFATAFNFLKTMKPFIRMGYKEFTQDKSAFNAAMSYTLKRAVTGSGRDITIDFNRALVSMGTLMPVFEGTAMQERDKMSFNWQNNSGTGNAEDTDIAMLLVYNKDKEMAVYDTGAALRSGKHAELPLPDSWQDDELVAYLSFRNADGDSVANSICLPISIAEVPEGEAEIQAESTDTTYEKPLPIKKAKLQPHIAVHLSSAPPNNIGTCRCET is encoded by the coding sequence ATGGGAATTATCAACCAAGGCATTCTCGGAGGTTTCTCCGGCAAAGTGGGACCGATAGTCGGTTTTCGCTGGAAATCAAACTACTATATCCGTGCACGCGCCGCCAAAGTCAGCAATCCGCGCACCCCCCGGCAACAAGAGCAACGGGGCAAGTTTGCCACGGCATTCAACTTCCTGAAAACGATGAAACCTTTCATACGCATGGGTTATAAAGAGTTTACGCAAGATAAATCCGCATTCAACGCCGCCATGTCCTACACGCTGAAAAGAGCCGTGACAGGTAGCGGAAGAGACATCACGATTGACTTCAACCGGGCGCTGGTGTCTATGGGAACGCTAATGCCCGTATTCGAAGGTACAGCCATGCAAGAGAGGGATAAAATGAGTTTCAACTGGCAGAATAACAGTGGTACGGGAAATGCGGAGGACACCGATATAGCCATGCTGTTGGTGTACAACAAAGATAAAGAAATGGCTGTCTACGACACCGGGGCCGCATTACGTTCCGGCAAGCATGCAGAACTCCCTCTCCCGGATAGTTGGCAGGATGATGAACTGGTTGCCTATCTCAGTTTTCGCAATGCCGATGGAGACAGTGTGGCCAATAGCATTTGTCTACCGATTTCAATAGCCGAAGTACCGGAGGGCGAGGCAGAAATACAGGCAGAATCTACTGATACAACCTATGAAAAGCCCCTGCCCATCAAGAAAGCAAAGCTTCAGCCACATATAGCCGTGCATTTGTCTTCTGCTCCTCCCAACAATATTGGGACATGCAGGTGCGAAACCTGA